One Glycine soja cultivar W05 chromosome 7, ASM419377v2, whole genome shotgun sequence genomic window, ATATTGATCAGTTGACAAAACTACTTTGCTTTATAAGGGTGCATTTAGTTTGTGAACATGTTTTGTATTTCccttaataattacaaaaagctacattattttcacttttctttcttGATTCAAAGATTTGCAATGGTGAAAATAACACACAACAAAATGTTTTCACCATTTCCTGTACAAATCTTAAAAACAGGAACCAGGGTAAAATAGGGGGCAATTTTGTTATTgccaatgaaaaagaaaatgaaaacagaaaacattttCACAAACCAAACTGGCCCTAAGTTAGCCATTTCCAAAACACTCATTGAAGCTATGAAAACTACTGCATATTGAAATAGATATCATAAACTGAATTTGTAAGTTGTGAGCATGCAAATGCTAGTGTACAAAGCCTACCCGACTAAACAGAAGTCACACCATATTAGTCGATAAGCTTAGCCAAATGTATAAAAAGCAATAGCTTTGCAATGTGGCATGATGATAGAAAAAGTTGAACAGATAAAATCATGCACAAACAATTTCtgaaagaaatataatataaaaatcaatagatGTAGCAACTCAACAGCAAAACTAAAAGCGTGGCAAGGTAGATGCAAATTGTCAGCTCATGATTGATGATTTGAAAAGTTGACTTTTAACAAGTACTTGTGGTGTCAAAAAGCATAAAATTGAAAAGTATGcacattgatattattatatcatCATTAACCGTAGAATACAGAGCCTCAAGCAATGAAATCTTACCAGTAATCCTTTTTCTAGGATCAAAAGTTAACATTTTTTCTACAAGATCTATAGCTTCAGGATGGACATGTGGAAACTTTTCCTGGAAAGATTGACGGCGGTAAAGGGGCAGTTGCCTAATGTATCTCTTAGCATTTTCATTCAGAAACCCCAAATCAGCCTCTGATGGGGTGCCAATCAGCTGTAAAGTAAGAAGCATATCTTTTATATATGATTTCGATGCAGACTGTCATCAAAGATGAACTACATAGATCACAAggttagaaaaagaaaacagcAAAGCAAGGGCAGATTTTGGCAAGAATCTCATTATTTTGGTTTAAGTGTCTGACTTTACTCAAGTATGCACATAATATAATGAAACTTAACCTGAATTATACTCCAGAATAACACTGCCATAGAATTTCAATTCGCTTTAATAATGCGTTAGTTCCAAGTCTGGCAGGTTAATCATTTCAATCATAAAAACAAATGTGAATCAATAATTTTTGAACTTCTTCAAATAATGAAGACTTGTAAATAAGTTACCTCCATAAGTAGACGCAACTGATGCACGTGATCTCTGCCAGGAAACAAAGGCTTTCGATCCATCAGTTCCATGAAAATACAACCAACAGACCATACATCAATTGCTGCAGTGTAGTCAGAAGAGTTCAACAGAAGCTCCGGTGCACGGTACCATCTCGTAACAACATATTCAGTCATAAAATCAGTTTCAGAGGTGACACGAGCCAGtccaaaatcacaaatttttaaGTCGCAGTTGGCATTTAGGAGAAGGTTGCTCGGTTTTAAGTCCCTATGCAGAACATTAGCAGAATGTATGTACTTCAACCCACGGAGGATTTGATACAGAAAATACTGTGCCAAGAAAAATAATTGGTGTCAAGGATAAGATTAAATAAACTCTGCAAacagaataaaaaatgagacaATTATCGAATCCTTTCCTCAAGTCATGAAAGATGAAACTCAAAAACTCCTCTATTACCTAGTATCTCAATTTACAGTATTACTGTAATAGGATTAGGATGTGAGAAAAAGCATTGAGCAGGTttggtgaaggtgaaggtaaagGTAAAGACAAGAAAAAGGAGCAAGAAAAGAGAAATTTCTCCCAAGGCATCTTAAGAATACGTACCTGACAGTGCTCCTCTGATAATGCTTGATTTGAACGAATGATTTGGTGAAGGTCAGTGTCCATCAACTCATATGCAATGTAAACATCATTGAATATCTCCCTTTGAGGTGGTGGCACTATATCCCTGATTGCAACAACCTAGACAATAATTACAATAGGCaaaaaaatgtaagaatttTTCCTGATGCTCTGAAGTTGTGGCAGATCCCATCACAAAGTTATTTGGGCACCCCCTCTCCCCGTATTTGCCCCACAAAATATAAGGAATATATATGATTTCCACAGGCTTTAAATGGCCTAAGGATGAACACCTTTTTGTTCGTTATTAGAACTACA contains:
- the LOC114419626 gene encoding mitogen-activated protein kinase homolog MMK1 isoform X1, whose translation is MTVFTEVRRERERESTDLFDQNPSQHINQTDKRKKEENNRAMEGGGAAPPADTVMSDAAPPPQQPPVAMGIENIPATLSHGGRFIQYNIFGNIFEVTAKYKPPIMPIGKGAYGIVCSALNSETNEHVAIKKIANAFDNKIDAKRTLREIKLLRHMDHENVVAIRDIVPPPQREIFNDVYIAYELMDTDLHQIIRSNQALSEEHCQYFLYQILRGLKYIHSANVLHRDLKPSNLLLNANCDLKICDFGLARVTSETDFMTEYVVTRWYRAPELLLNSSDYTAAIDVWSVGCIFMELMDRKPLFPGRDHVHQLRLLMELIGTPSEADLGFLNENAKRYIRQLPLYRRQSFQEKFPHVHPEAIDLVEKMLTFDPRKRITVEDALAHPYLTSLHDISDEPVCLTPFSFDFEQHALTEEQMKELIYREALAFNLEYQQ
- the LOC114419626 gene encoding mitogen-activated protein kinase homolog MMK1 isoform X2, which gives rise to MEGGGAAPPADTVMSDAAPPPQQPPVAMGIENIPATLSHGGRFIQYNIFGNIFEVTAKYKPPIMPIGKGAYGIVCSALNSETNEHVAIKKIANAFDNKIDAKRTLREIKLLRHMDHENVVAIRDIVPPPQREIFNDVYIAYELMDTDLHQIIRSNQALSEEHCQYFLYQILRGLKYIHSANVLHRDLKPSNLLLNANCDLKICDFGLARVTSETDFMTEYVVTRWYRAPELLLNSSDYTAAIDVWSVGCIFMELMDRKPLFPGRDHVHQLRLLMELIGTPSEADLGFLNENAKRYIRQLPLYRRQSFQEKFPHVHPEAIDLVEKMLTFDPRKRITVEDALAHPYLTSLHDISDEPVCLTPFSFDFEQHALTEEQMKELIYREALAFNLEYQQ